The following coding sequences are from one Desulfosporosinus orientis DSM 765 window:
- a CDS encoding motility associated factor glycosyltransferase family protein: MTNQILEQNITSIIRNNIFIAKELLDLDFNELSEGIFTEISADGNSIVSIRLDGNNFLLHSQYDPSAEAKRIVKDIEEKRDYLILLFGIGLGYHLFELKKRISPGTRVIIIEHNMDVLKYTLNHVDLSQIFESGQFILVFGDEKQVGKIALSLAGLGLHNLVHNILVLVLPNYYIYSAQNKSALHNISKCLLNTVLAAGNDLEDHFFGFSNMCYNTETIMKGHSIDEIKGKYKNMPAIIVAAGPSLDNNIQYLKKANGKALIIACDASMRACEKHGVQPDAIASIERVEPTYTFYYKDRKFPEDLVLLAPGSIWPAIYEEFNGEKIIMSRNDKGFEQIWMSVFENLSFVNQGHSCATVAFATARQAGCNPIILIGQDLAYTSGKKHSELTHTVYEGENNDRDSNDIYVEDHEGNLLKSSIVYKLFKEWYELQLLLDNNLKVIDATEGGAYIKGTTLMTLQESIREYCNTPIEKRLVEYLQERKISYEDKLKKYNEVIKIMNNDLSVLKKIKKSAKAHLNMLIKTESIIGQNVSDKQLESMVLKMQRGDQIIGDIIKADSIEAYYSPIIMHTIIQVKKIGNTLTMESVRRNHLLQKNLMYMIIKSTDLIMREYNQAKIILETKKKQLGYFIAEKVE, translated from the coding sequence ATGACTAATCAGATTTTAGAACAAAATATCACATCAATCATTCGAAATAATATTTTTATTGCAAAAGAACTTCTGGATTTAGATTTCAATGAGTTAAGTGAGGGTATTTTTACAGAAATTAGCGCTGATGGAAACAGCATTGTGAGTATAAGATTAGATGGAAACAATTTTTTATTACATAGTCAATACGATCCATCTGCAGAAGCAAAACGGATTGTTAAGGATATTGAGGAAAAAAGAGATTATCTAATTTTACTGTTCGGTATTGGGTTGGGATATCATTTATTTGAGCTCAAAAAAAGAATTTCCCCTGGTACAAGGGTAATAATCATAGAGCATAATATGGATGTTTTGAAGTATACTTTAAACCACGTCGATCTTTCTCAAATATTTGAAAGTGGGCAGTTTATACTAGTATTTGGGGATGAAAAGCAAGTCGGGAAAATTGCGTTGTCTTTGGCAGGGCTTGGTTTGCATAATTTAGTTCATAATATTCTAGTGTTGGTATTACCAAATTATTATATTTATTCTGCTCAAAACAAAAGTGCTCTTCATAATATTTCTAAATGTCTCTTAAATACTGTATTAGCTGCAGGTAATGATTTGGAGGATCATTTTTTTGGCTTTTCAAATATGTGCTATAATACTGAGACTATTATGAAAGGTCATTCTATAGATGAGATAAAAGGTAAGTATAAAAATATGCCTGCGATTATTGTGGCTGCCGGGCCCTCGTTAGATAATAATATTCAATATTTAAAAAAGGCTAATGGTAAAGCTTTAATAATTGCCTGTGATGCTAGTATGAGGGCCTGTGAAAAGCATGGAGTACAGCCTGATGCTATAGCCAGTATTGAAAGGGTTGAACCAACGTATACTTTTTATTATAAGGACAGAAAATTTCCCGAAGATTTGGTACTTTTGGCGCCGGGTTCAATATGGCCAGCCATTTATGAAGAATTTAACGGGGAGAAAATTATTATGTCACGTAATGATAAAGGGTTTGAACAAATTTGGATGTCCGTTTTCGAAAATTTGAGTTTTGTTAACCAGGGACATTCATGTGCTACTGTGGCTTTTGCCACAGCAAGACAAGCTGGTTGCAATCCGATTATTCTAATAGGGCAGGATTTGGCTTATACTAGCGGCAAAAAACATAGCGAGCTTACTCATACCGTGTATGAAGGAGAGAACAATGACCGTGACTCAAATGATATTTATGTGGAAGACCATGAGGGTAATTTGCTTAAGTCTTCTATTGTATACAAACTATTTAAAGAATGGTATGAATTACAATTACTATTGGATAATAATTTAAAGGTTATCGATGCCACTGAGGGTGGTGCTTATATTAAAGGTACTACCCTTATGACTTTGCAGGAATCTATTAGAGAGTACTGCAATACTCCAATTGAAAAACGTTTAGTGGAATATCTGCAGGAACGTAAGATAAGTTATGAGGATAAATTAAAAAAGTATAATGAAGTAATTAAAATTATGAATAATGACTTAAGTGTTTTGAAAAAAATTAAAAAATCTGCGAAAGCACATCTTAATATGTTGATAAAAACTGAGAGTATTATAGGTCAAAACGTAAGCGATAAACAATTAGAAAGTATGGTATTAAAAATGCAGCGTGGTGATCAAATAATTGGAGATATAATTAAGGCTGACTCAATTGAAGCCTATTATTCACCAATCATCATGCACACGATCATCCAAGTGAAAAAGATTGGTAATACCTTAACAATGGAAAGTGTTAGACGTAATCACTTGTTACAAAAGAATTTGATGTATATGATTATAAAAAGCACAGATTTAATTATGCGCGAATATAACCAAGCAAAAATAATTCTAGAGACAAAGAAAAAACAATTAGGCTACTTTATAGCAGAAAAAGTGGAATAA
- a CDS encoding flagellin, which produces MIINHNMSSLNTLRQMGVNEKNTSSSLEKLSSGLRINRAGDDAAGLAISEKMRGQIRGLDQASRNAQDSISMIQTAEGGLNETHSILQRMRELAVQASTDTNTETDRQALQDEMKQLTNEIDRIAGTTEFNTKKLLNGDLQGATDEIIGRGTYDSTFANGSVKLSNIANVSMAGKTDVIHINVISGASISTALSSGVISFSSVLGNITASNIKISGNTIKLITTDYTTAAAALTISIVISNATSVKAGDAITISIRNGAIADNGNKSAVAQIGANAGQVLRIGISAMDSLSIGVRDALGNALDLSTQKNADGAISLVNNAIEKVSTERSKLGALQNRLEHTINNLGTSSENVTAAESRIRDVDMAKEMTTFQKNNILNQAAQAMLAQANQQPQGVLQLLR; this is translated from the coding sequence ATGATTATTAACCACAACATGTCTTCATTGAATACCCTGCGTCAAATGGGTGTCAATGAGAAGAACACCTCTAGCTCTTTGGAAAAGCTGTCTTCTGGTCTTCGCATTAATCGCGCTGGTGACGATGCTGCTGGTTTAGCAATCTCTGAAAAAATGCGCGGTCAAATCCGCGGATTAGACCAAGCTTCCCGTAATGCTCAAGACTCTATTTCCATGATTCAAACTGCTGAAGGCGGACTGAATGAAACTCACAGCATTCTGCAACGGATGAGAGAGTTGGCTGTTCAAGCTTCCACTGATACCAATACAGAAACTGATAGACAAGCATTACAGGATGAAATGAAACAGTTAACCAACGAGATTGATCGGATTGCCGGTACGACTGAATTTAACACCAAGAAGCTTCTGAACGGTGATCTGCAAGGTGCAACAGATGAAATCATTGGCCGAGGTACCTACGACTCTACTTTTGCTAATGGATCTGTTAAATTAAGCAATATCGCAAATGTATCTATGGCTGGTAAAACTGATGTTATTCACATTAATGTCATAAGTGGAGCTAGTATTTCTACTGCACTATCTTCGGGTGTAATATCTTTCAGTTCTGTTCTCGGTAATATAACTGCAAGCAACATTAAAATTTCTGGCAATACGATTAAATTAATAACTACTGACTATACAACAGCTGCAGCAGCATTAACAATAAGCATTGTTATAAGTAATGCTACAAGTGTGAAGGCTGGGGATGCCATAACCATTTCTATTCGAAACGGTGCTATAGCCGACAATGGCAACAAATCAGCAGTTGCACAAATTGGGGCGAACGCTGGACAAGTATTGAGAATTGGTATTAGCGCAATGGATTCCCTCTCGATTGGTGTTAGAGATGCTTTAGGTAATGCGTTAGATCTCAGCACTCAGAAGAATGCTGATGGTGCTATTTCCTTGGTTAATAATGCTATTGAAAAAGTTTCAACCGAACGTTCAAAATTGGGAGCATTACAAAACAGACTTGAACACACCATTAATAACCTTGGAACTTCTTCAGAGAATGTAACTGCGGCAGAATCCCGCATTCGTGATGTTGATATGGCTAAGGAGATGACCACCTTCCAGAAAAACAACATTCTTAACCAAGCGGCTCAAGCTATGTTAGCTCAAGCTAATCAACAACCACAAGGTGTTCTTCAATTACTACGTTAA
- the csrA gene encoding carbon storage regulator CsrA, which produces MLALTRKVGERIVIGDDIVVTVVSIKGDNIRMTIDAPKEIKIYRGEIFDAIAAENKQAAVPNDLVELNMLKDLRINK; this is translated from the coding sequence ATGTTGGCACTTACTCGCAAAGTGGGCGAGAGAATCGTCATCGGAGATGACATCGTGGTCACTGTGGTAAGTATCAAAGGGGATAACATTCGAATGACAATAGATGCCCCCAAAGAGATCAAAATTTATCGCGGCGAGATTTTTGATGCCATTGCGGCAGAAAATAAGCAAGCTGCCGTTCCTAATGATTTAGTTGAGTTAAATATGCTGAAGGATTTAAGGATCAACAAGTAA
- the fliW gene encoding flagellar assembly protein FliW: MKLQSTRFGELEVAEEQIISFPHGIPGFPDEKGFAHIQQEEDSPFSFLQSMTEANLTFLLVEPFAFFQDYEFNLEDEIAQEMSLSPENPPQVFLIATVKEKVVDMTVNMLAPLVINTINRQGQQVILNKPEYSISRKLFPDGLPEAAGKGGK, from the coding sequence ATGAAATTACAGTCAACGAGATTTGGCGAACTGGAAGTTGCCGAAGAGCAAATTATAAGTTTTCCCCACGGGATCCCTGGGTTTCCGGATGAGAAGGGTTTCGCTCATATACAGCAGGAAGAGGATAGCCCTTTTTCATTTCTCCAGTCGATGACTGAGGCTAATTTAACATTTTTGTTAGTGGAGCCTTTTGCTTTTTTTCAGGACTATGAGTTTAATTTGGAAGATGAGATTGCTCAGGAGATGAGCCTCTCTCCGGAAAATCCGCCCCAGGTGTTTTTGATTGCTACGGTGAAAGAGAAAGTAGTGGATATGACAGTGAATATGTTGGCACCTTTAGTGATTAATACGATTAATCGTCAAGGTCAGCAGGTGATTCTAAACAAGCCGGAGTATTCGATCAGCCGCAAACTATTTCCTGACGGCTTGCCGGAAGCAGCAGGCAAAGGGGGAAAATAA
- a CDS encoding DUF6470 family protein, whose protein sequence is MLRLDITTQPTLLSYNSRNAQLNQRTTRPVVQMETTPAVVETHQPQGVLTIDQTPCRYSIGLKNNSDFSRDNAAFGWQSVMDAIARIAQEGDQLAAIENKTSALADIAANSMISEIPDITWAHIASPEISYQANPVQFNPIAGTLNYTVQPGKIESDYQPASLNIKVTQYPSIKISVVDVEV, encoded by the coding sequence ATGCTCCGTCTTGATATAACTACTCAACCAACTCTTCTGAGTTATAATTCCCGGAACGCTCAACTGAATCAGCGTACCACCCGCCCTGTGGTACAAATGGAAACAACACCGGCGGTGGTAGAGACTCATCAACCTCAGGGAGTACTGACAATCGACCAGACTCCTTGTCGTTACTCTATAGGGCTGAAGAATAACTCAGACTTTTCCAGGGATAATGCCGCCTTTGGGTGGCAATCTGTCATGGACGCCATTGCTCGAATTGCCCAAGAAGGCGATCAGCTGGCAGCAATTGAAAATAAGACTAGTGCGTTGGCAGATATAGCTGCCAATTCAATGATTTCCGAAATTCCGGATATCACTTGGGCGCATATTGCTTCGCCTGAAATTTCCTATCAGGCTAATCCTGTTCAATTTAATCCCATCGCCGGTACTTTAAACTACACTGTTCAACCGGGAAAAATTGAGAGTGATTATCAGCCCGCAAGTTTAAATATTAAGGTTACTCAATATCCGAGTATTAAGATTTCTGTTGTGGATGTTGAGGTTTGA
- the flgL gene encoding flagellar hook-associated protein FlgL gives MRITYNTMNYNYLSSLNKTLEKEYNVQSQLADGKALHKPSDDPVKVVRSLRFRTNLSLNEQYTQNISDAQSWMKTTESNMQDLDEIMITIKEKVIQGSTGTNPQEAVQTIGAAVDDMINHIITIGNTKLGNRYIFAGQNDKTEPFTRSVDPITNKDVITYNGDNQKISMPIHPGEADPAQDSVNLTGEDVFGPNMKVITDLFQIKDKLLDGSTEAQEWLSTTGLANLEADTDSILQAHTRLGTRMASYDMAQTILEDSNTIITGDLANNEEVDVAKAIMDYKNAENVYKMSLQIGAKILPMSLADFL, from the coding sequence ATGCGAATCACATATAATACCATGAACTATAATTATCTGAGCAGTCTAAATAAAACTTTGGAAAAAGAATATAATGTTCAGTCACAATTGGCAGACGGCAAGGCCCTGCATAAACCTTCGGATGACCCGGTTAAGGTAGTCAGGAGTTTGCGCTTTAGAACCAATCTCTCTTTAAATGAGCAATACACCCAAAATATTTCAGACGCCCAGAGCTGGATGAAAACTACTGAATCTAATATGCAGGATTTAGACGAGATTATGATTACCATCAAAGAAAAAGTGATTCAAGGGAGCACCGGCACCAATCCTCAAGAAGCGGTGCAGACAATAGGCGCTGCAGTTGATGATATGATCAATCATATTATTACCATTGGTAACACAAAATTAGGGAACCGTTATATTTTTGCCGGTCAGAACGACAAAACTGAACCCTTTACTCGGAGTGTAGACCCTATTACGAACAAGGATGTCATAACCTATAACGGTGATAATCAAAAGATCTCTATGCCGATCCATCCAGGGGAAGCAGATCCTGCTCAGGACAGTGTAAATCTCACCGGAGAGGATGTTTTCGGTCCGAATATGAAAGTAATAACAGATCTTTTTCAGATTAAGGACAAGCTGTTAGATGGCTCCACAGAAGCTCAGGAGTGGTTATCCACCACAGGATTAGCTAATCTGGAGGCCGACACCGATTCGATTCTTCAGGCCCATACCAGGCTGGGAACCCGTATGGCCAGCTATGATATGGCTCAAACTATACTGGAAGACAGCAATACAATCATTACAGGCGACCTGGCCAATAATGAAGAAGTGGATGTGGCCAAGGCTATTATGGACTACAAGAATGCTGAGAACGTCTATAAGATGTCATTGCAAATTGGGGCTAAAATTCTGCCTATGTCTTTGGCAGACTTTCTATAA